The Methanosarcina barkeri str. Wiesmoor DNA segment GATAACTTCTTCATACTGTTTTTTCAGGGCCTTTAGTTCGTCCACAGGGTATTCGATTACGTGGGCATCTGCAAAAACAAATGAGGAGTAAAGGCGTTTTGAGTCGCTCAGGTTGATGTCTCCTTTTTTAATGTGGAAGAAGTTCGTCAGTATGTGAGGGAACATGGAATCGAATTCGTGCACTTCTACCTTTGCCTCTTCCCCTTTTTTATATCCTGTAGGCCCAAGCGAGGTCAGGATTATGTGATTGAAAAGCCTCTCGTTCAGGTTAAGGTATTCAAGTTCGGTAAGGGCGATTGCAGCGTTTAACTGTTCTTTTTCGCCTTCTTTTGTTGTTGGAATTACCGCAAAGAGCCAGATCTGGCTGCTCTCTCCTTTAAGTGCCCTTATATACCTGGCAAGGTCAATGAACATCCCTGACCCTGTACCTCCCCCAAGCCCGACAATAAGGGCTGTGGTTCCTTTACTGGGAAAGGTAGGAAAACCACTTGCCTGCCCCTGGCTCAGGACTTTATAGAAAATAGCCTTTGAAATAGCCCTTCTCCGGTGTACGCCTCCGCCAAAGTCATCGATTAAAAAAGGGTCAATAGCTCTCAGTTCCTCAAAACTGAGCCCAAAGTCTCCTGAATCGTTCATCCACCAGGTTTTGACAAGTGGCTCAGACTTCCGGTCTTTTATTTTTTCTGCAACTTCCTGACTTGCCAGATCTGAAGTCTGGGTTATGTTTGCCAGGGAAGGCAGATAATAGTATTTGTATTCGATATTTCCCCCTGCTCCCATTTCCTGAATTCTGGATTTAACCTGTCTTCTGTACCATTCGTCATCAGCCCTTTCGTTGGCATCCGTATCCATTGTATAAACCCTGAGCCTTTTTCCGGGCACAAGGTAGCTGTCGAGTATCCAGTCATGCCTGCAGATCTCTTCACACAGACGTTTTCCACAGCCTCCAAGCCCCACAATCGTCAGGTCCATGGGAAGCTGCAGTGAAATATTTCCCCCTCTGTTCATTCTTCTTCCTCCGAATTTTTAAGTCTTACCCCGATTACAAATCCAAGCAGTGCAGTAACCAAGAACCCCAGGGCATACTTCCATTTCATGCTCGACGCGTCTGCTTTTTCCTGGAGCAGATAGTCTGCAAGTTCGTTCGATTCGTTGTGCAGCCCAAGGTCAAAGAAGGCCTGCAGCTTCATACCCAGGACAGGATCGGAAAATCCGTTCAATTTTTCCTTAAACTGTTGACTTTCTTCTTCGGTAGCAAGACTATCGGTCTTCTTTTCAATCAAATAATCTGCAAGCTTGTTTGCCTCAGTGACAAGCCCGCGGTCAAACATATCCTGAAGGTACATGCTTAAAAACGGGTCTTCGATTTGTGTTGCCTTTTTTTCGAAAGAATCAATGTCAGTAACTTCAATCGTGAACGTGCTTGTATCGCTTCCCTGAATGGCATTTCCTTTTTCATCGGTAGGCTTGATCCGATAATAGGCATACCCTGTCCTTTTAGGGTCGTACTTTACCAGTGTAAGTTTCTCATACTGCTGGACCTCAGTGACACCAGGCACCTGGCCGTATAGCTGGACAACGATTTTTTCCTTGTTATCTTTGACCGGAAGCTCAAAGTGGCTCTCATTGCTTTGAAGGTTCAGCTTCGTAAAATTATAGATTGGATTGTCGTCATATTTCTCCAGATCCGTATCAAAATACAGATAATCCGCAGCACTGGGAATGCCGCTTATCGTCAAAACGCAGCTTATCACCTGCTTTTCCTTAACCTCAGCCGGATGGTCTCCTTCCACGGTAACTTCAACTGCTGATACAGGCACTGTAAGCCATAAGAAAAAGAAACATAGTAAACATAGCGTAAGCGCACAGGCCGTGCGGCCTTTTCTCATACCTCATACCCCCTGTAAAAATGAGAATAATACGTTCTAATAACCCCACCTAATCTCTGCATATGTCAATAAATACTTATTTTTTGAATATTTTTGCAATGAAGGGTTAATAAAATCTTTATTTTGTAAATAAATCCACAGGGTTGTCTAATTAATTAAAACGTGGTTTCTATCCCAATTCCAAGTAACAACCGGTTTTTCTATTGTGAAAACAGTTCTTGAAAACCATTAGTTCTCCAAAAAGTTCTCCGAAAAGTTCTCCAAAAAAAATGAGTTTTAGAATGAGCGGCCTGGAATGAGTGAACTGATATCTTACCTATCTAGTGTCTTAGCAATTTAATTGTTGAGCATAATCTCGATAGCCTCTCATCAGAATACAATGATTTTGAGCTCATCAGATTATCAATAACTAAATTTTTATGACACTAATCCCGTATACATAAAAATAGAATAAATCAGAAGAAATAAACCAGAAGAAATAAACCCGGTTGTAGAGACCCTTAATTTACGGTAGATGATATGGAAAAGATTAGCTCCTTGATATTTGGCCCTGAAAATGGTTCGCTTACTCTTTAAAACCCCTTGTAACCAAACCGTTTCCAGGATGTAACCCTCTTTAGTTTCCTGGGGAACAATTTGTTCTTATACTCTCTTTAATCTTTCCCATACCTTTTCGTATTTTTCGTCTTACTCAGCATTCTTTGTTTTCGGTCCTCACGTTCAGGCATTTCGGAGAGGCTGCAGATCTTGCAGATCCTGCAGTTCTATTAAAACCTGCAAACACTTCTTAATACTCTCAGACATAAATAGTTATTTGTTAAGGAAGTAAGAAAACTAAAAGAAGTATATAATTCGTATTAGGGTGACATAGGGTAGTGATATATTTAGAACTTTAATTTACATTACTGTTAAATAATATATTACTTTATATCCCCCTTGAAATTCCCTAACTAAGCTTGCCAACTAAGCTTGATCTATAAAATCCAACTAAGTTTGATCTATAAAATCCAACTAAGTTTGATCTATAAAATCCAACTAAGTTTGATCTATAAAATAGAATTCCGGAAATAATTATAATCACTTAAATTCCGGCACCCTTAAAGCCTGAAGATTGCCTCTTATCTTTCCTGATTTCAATCTACAGGTCAGGCTCTTTTTACATTTCGAGTTATATCTTCTATAATGCCCTGGAAATGAGTAACTTCTCCTTCCTCGTTGCGCTGGATAAAGGTTTTTTCTTCAATCCAGCGGACGTCGGCAGTCTGAGTAAGAATTCGGTACTGGCGATTGAACTCCTTTCCTCCTTCTTCACAGTTTTCTTCAAGCTCAAGTTCCACAAGGAGCAGGTCTTCGGGATGAATAATCTTCCCATAAAGGATTTTTCCGGAAATGAAATCCTCGGGAGCATACCCGAACTGCCTGACATTCTCAGACACGTATAGCGTGGGCCAGTATTTTTCAGCTTTCCAGAGAAACACTACCATCGAGCTATTGTTAATTACGGTTTCAAGGACTTTTTGCCGCTCAAGGAGAGCTTTTTGTTTTTCCATGAGGGCTTTCTGGCTTTGAAGAGCATCCTTCAGAACCTTTTCATTTTTAATCTCCTGAGTAACATCCCTAACTATTCCCTGGAAATTTGCTACATTTCCGGTCTCATCACGCTGGATAAAGGTCTTTTCTTCTACCCATCGGACTTCCCCATTACCGGTAAGAACCCTGTACCGCTGTACAAAGCTGTCATTTCCAGCCTCGCAACATCGGGTAAGTTCTTTTCTAACTCTGTCTATATCCTCAGAATGGACTATGTCTGCATACATTATCCTTCCTGTAAGGAAATCTTCTGCGCTGTATTCAAGCTGGGTTACGTTTTCCGAAACGTACATGGCAGGCCATTTTTTATCCGGAACCCAGAGAAAAGCCATAACCGGACTGTTATTAATTACTTTTTCCAGAACTTGCTGTCTTTCCAGTGCTTCACCAAGAATCAGTTCGTCGCTTTCAGCCAGTTGATTGAATCCCATAAGCCGCTACCTCTCCAATAACCATTCCAGATCCAAAATCCTTTAACCGCCTCAGGTAATATACGCTTTTTAAATCCTTAAGCAATATATAATATATTTTGACATCTTATAAATCATGTCTTTCTGCACACAGGAGGAATGTTCTGAGTTCCAGACTACCAGCAGTAAATGAAAAAGAGACCTGGACAAAGGAAAAGTTCGGAAAGAAAACATCTGACATTATACAGCAGACCAGGGAAGAATATGGGAGATACTTCGGGATCTGTGGTTCATACCATAACCTTAAAGCCTGTATCTGCAAAAACTGCCCTTCTTATTCCGGCGGTGCGGGGATGTTTTGCTCCAGGGACAGGGGCAAACATCCGGAACAAGGACGAAAACAGGGCTGCCTCTGTGAAACCTGCGAACTTTTCAGGAAATTCCGACTTGAAGGAGAATACTTCTGCCTGAATGCCGAAAAACCGGAACTGTCCGAAGAAAAGCTTGAGTTTCTCCTGAAAAACTGCAAAAAAGTTCCTGAATCCAGCGGGAAGACCAGGTTCTGTGTAGTGGGAGAATTAAAAAAGTAAGTGACGAATTCAAAGTAAATGGATTCAAAGTAAATGGATTCAAAGTAAATGGATTCAAAGTATATTCACAGCATTTGGGATTTTTATTTGGAAAATCGTAGTCGTTTTCTAACCTGAACCCTATCATAGAAATTTCGACAA contains these protein-coding regions:
- a CDS encoding PAS domain-containing protein: MGFNQLAESDELILGEALERQQVLEKVINNSPVMAFLWVPDKKWPAMYVSENVTQLEYSAEDFLTGRIMYADIVHSEDIDRVRKELTRCCEAGNDSFVQRYRVLTGNGEVRWVEEKTFIQRDETGNVANFQGIVRDVTQEIKNEKVLKDALQSQKALMEKQKALLERQKVLETVINNSSMVVFLWKAEKYWPTLYVSENVRQFGYAPEDFISGKILYGKIIHPEDLLLVELELEENCEEGGKEFNRQYRILTQTADVRWIEEKTFIQRNEEGEVTHFQGIIEDITRNVKRA
- a CDS encoding DUF2769 domain-containing protein, whose amino-acid sequence is MTSYKSCLSAHRRNVLSSRLPAVNEKETWTKEKFGKKTSDIIQQTREEYGRYFGICGSYHNLKACICKNCPSYSGGAGMFCSRDRGKHPEQGRKQGCLCETCELFRKFRLEGEYFCLNAEKPELSEEKLEFLLKNCKKVPESSGKTRFCVVGELKK